One Proteinivorax tanatarense DNA segment encodes these proteins:
- the lepA gene encoding translation elongation factor 4, which produces MDRQKIRNFSIIAHIDHGKSTLADRILEHTGTLTKREMSEQVLDQMDLEKERGITIKLQAVALDYKTTEGEVYKLNLIDTPGHVDFAYEVSRSLAACEGAILVVDAAQGIEAQTLANVYLAMENELEIIPVINKIDLPNADVAKVKKEVVDVLGVEEESIILASAKEGLGIDDILQAIVEKVPAPECNEQKPLRALIFDSHFDNYRGVIVYTKIVEGEIKKGEKIKMMSSGKSFEVIETGKFRPAPVAVDKLTAGEVGFIVAGIKEVKDTRVGDTITKLGREAQKPLPGYKKANPMVYCGLYPVDNSDYTELRDALDKLILNDAALVYEPENSVALGFGYRCGFLGLLHMEIIQERLEREYGLELIVTAPNVIYHVYDHEENITKVDNPAQLPEGSEIQRIEEPYVKASVIVPQEYIGAVMEICQEKRGTFKTMDYLDDIRVMIYYDMPLSEILYDFFDNLKSKTRGYASLDYEFIGYKSSELVKLDIKLNEEIVDALSVIVHKDNAYSRGRALASKLREIIPRQMFEVPIQAAIGNKIIARETVKAMRKNVLAKCYGGDITRKRKLIEKQKEGKKRMKQLGKVEVPQEAFMAVLKLE; this is translated from the coding sequence ATGGACCGACAAAAAATAAGAAACTTCTCAATAATAGCTCATATAGACCACGGTAAATCAACCTTGGCTGATCGCATATTAGAGCATACTGGCACCCTAACAAAACGGGAAATGTCAGAACAAGTACTAGATCAAATGGATTTAGAAAAAGAGCGAGGAATAACTATAAAGCTACAGGCAGTTGCACTTGATTATAAAACTACAGAGGGTGAAGTATATAAGCTTAATTTAATTGACACTCCTGGGCATGTAGACTTTGCATATGAGGTTTCTAGAAGCTTAGCGGCATGTGAGGGTGCTATCTTAGTTGTTGACGCAGCACAAGGCATAGAAGCTCAGACACTAGCTAATGTTTATTTAGCTATGGAAAATGAGTTAGAAATTATTCCAGTGATCAATAAAATAGACCTACCCAATGCTGACGTTGCTAAAGTAAAAAAAGAAGTCGTTGATGTACTTGGGGTAGAGGAAGAATCCATAATATTAGCATCTGCAAAAGAGGGTTTAGGAATTGACGATATATTACAAGCTATAGTGGAAAAAGTTCCTGCACCTGAATGCAATGAACAAAAACCCCTAAGAGCTTTAATCTTTGACTCCCATTTTGATAACTATAGAGGTGTAATAGTTTATACCAAAATAGTTGAAGGGGAAATTAAAAAAGGTGAAAAAATAAAAATGATGTCATCGGGCAAATCCTTTGAGGTGATAGAAACCGGAAAGTTTCGTCCAGCTCCAGTTGCTGTCGATAAATTGACTGCTGGAGAGGTAGGTTTTATTGTAGCTGGAATTAAAGAGGTAAAAGATACTAGAGTAGGGGATACTATAACAAAATTAGGCAGAGAGGCACAAAAACCACTTCCTGGTTATAAAAAAGCTAACCCAATGGTTTACTGTGGACTATATCCAGTAGACAACAGTGATTATACTGAATTAAGAGATGCTCTAGATAAACTAATCCTCAATGATGCAGCCTTAGTATATGAACCAGAAAACTCAGTAGCTTTAGGTTTTGGGTATAGGTGTGGGTTTTTAGGACTATTACACATGGAGATAATCCAAGAAAGGTTAGAAAGAGAATATGGTTTAGAGCTGATTGTTACAGCCCCTAATGTTATTTATCATGTATATGACCATGAAGAAAACATCACTAAGGTGGACAACCCTGCTCAGTTACCAGAGGGGTCAGAAATTCAAAGAATAGAAGAACCTTATGTAAAGGCCTCTGTTATTGTGCCACAAGAATATATCGGGGCGGTAATGGAAATTTGTCAGGAAAAACGCGGAACATTTAAAACTATGGATTATTTAGATGATATAAGGGTAATGATATATTACGATATGCCCCTTAGCGAAATTTTATATGATTTTTTTGATAATCTTAAATCTAAAACTAGGGGTTATGCATCTTTAGATTATGAATTTATAGGTTATAAATCTTCTGAGTTAGTTAAACTTGATATCAAACTTAACGAAGAAATAGTCGATGCACTATCTGTTATTGTTCATAAAGACAATGCCTATAGCAGAGGCCGTGCTTTAGCATCAAAGTTAAGGGAGATTATTCCTCGTCAAATGTTTGAAGTGCCTATACAGGCTGCCATTGGCAATAAAATAATAGCCCGAGAAACAGTGAAAGCCATGAGAAAAAATGTTTTAGCAAAATGCTATGGTGGAGATATTACAAGAAAAAGAAAACTAATAGAAAAGCAAAAGGAAGGAAAAAAAAGAATGAAGCAGTTGGGTAAAGTTGAAGTGCCCCAAGAAGCATTTATGGCAGTGTTAAAGTTAGAATAA
- the spoIIP gene encoding stage II sporulation protein P — translation MKKTKRQNLHSFKNSNRLSYRKPKKSSFEEVNLLMLIITVLTTFLLLSFVMKNYYTQYPHLFKDHLLQTVPAFEMVAPREEDIVEHSLIVNAISVVTGINVTAPFSLVESQVPVFAQIEYASVISADEANNQVDKDEEEEEEKKQVSTIKPEDLKIAIYHSHTTEAFVPTSGIPHTEDFDETIVKVGEHLKEQLESMGMYVYHDKTYHNQRHSESYRKSARTVEEIIEKDDFDLIIDLHRDGVGQSSSVGRPVTTEKINGEDMGKLLFLVGGRHDNWRKNYALANALNEATKQKYPGLSRGVIVRSTGNYNQDLHNNILLIEIGGHWNTLDEAIKTTEPLSKIILEGLQRVNE, via the coding sequence TTGAAAAAAACTAAGAGACAAAATTTACATAGTTTCAAAAATAGTAATAGACTATCTTATAGGAAGCCTAAAAAATCCTCTTTTGAAGAGGTTAATTTACTTATGTTAATAATTACAGTGCTTACAACCTTTTTACTTTTATCATTTGTTATGAAAAACTACTATACTCAATACCCCCACCTTTTTAAAGATCATCTTTTACAAACAGTTCCGGCCTTTGAAATGGTAGCTCCACGTGAGGAAGATATTGTTGAGCATAGTTTAATAGTTAATGCAATAAGTGTTGTGACTGGAATAAATGTAACAGCTCCATTCAGTCTAGTAGAAAGTCAAGTTCCAGTATTTGCCCAAATTGAGTACGCTTCTGTGATTAGTGCAGATGAGGCAAATAATCAAGTTGATAAAGATGAAGAGGAGGAAGAAGAAAAAAAGCAAGTATCCACTATAAAGCCAGAAGATCTTAAAATTGCTATATATCATTCCCACACAACTGAAGCTTTTGTACCAACTAGTGGTATACCTCATACCGAAGATTTTGATGAAACGATAGTAAAGGTTGGGGAACATTTAAAAGAGCAGTTAGAGAGTATGGGGATGTATGTTTATCATGACAAAACATATCACAATCAAAGGCATAGCGAATCTTATAGAAAATCAGCTAGAACTGTAGAAGAAATAATAGAAAAAGATGATTTTGACTTAATTATAGATTTACATCGTGACGGTGTAGGGCAGAGCTCAAGTGTTGGGAGGCCAGTAACTACAGAAAAAATAAATGGTGAAGATATGGGTAAACTGTTATTTTTAGTGGGAGGAAGACATGACAATTGGAGAAAAAATTATGCTCTGGCCAATGCTTTAAATGAAGCAACTAAGCAAAAATATCCTGGGTTAAGTCGGGGAGTTATTGTAAGATCGACTGGCAACTATAATCAAGACCTTCATAATAATATATTGCTCATAGAAATCGGTGGTCATTGGAATACTTTAGATGAGGCTATAAAAACTACTGAACCATTGTCTAAAATTATACTGGAGGGATTACAACGGGTAAATGAGTAG
- the gpr gene encoding GPR endopeptidase — MSKINFRTDLAIEAHEYVATQTPQGVNGVNVQDQNHNDHFVKRVNISTPQASQQMGKQMGRYITLEMPEFRKKNTEFEERVSQTFAHELNSMLPKSPNQNVLIVGLGNWNVTPDALGPKVIDRLLITRHLKAMMPNRFNNNDYQTVSALAPGVLGLTGIETSEVIEGVVRQTQPDYIIAIDALAARDVSRLNTTIQIADTGIHPGSGVGNKRKGITKEDLGVDVIAIGVPTVVDAVTVTSDTIEMVTNTVAENSPNGQGQQFYQALNSLNGQQKEQLIAEVLNQNLGSLIVTPKEIDRLIEDISDVVAGGINAALHPIIDYQDATKHLY; from the coding sequence TTGTCCAAAATAAACTTTAGAACAGACCTAGCAATTGAAGCCCACGAATATGTGGCAACACAGACACCTCAAGGGGTAAATGGAGTTAACGTTCAAGATCAAAATCATAATGACCACTTTGTAAAAAGGGTAAACATTTCAACACCTCAAGCATCTCAACAAATGGGAAAGCAAATGGGGAGATACATCACTTTAGAAATGCCAGAGTTTAGAAAAAAAAATACTGAATTTGAAGAAAGAGTTAGTCAAACATTTGCCCACGAGTTAAACTCAATGTTGCCAAAAAGTCCCAATCAAAATGTTTTGATTGTAGGTCTTGGCAATTGGAATGTTACCCCTGATGCACTAGGGCCAAAAGTTATAGATAGGTTACTAATAACAAGACATTTAAAGGCTATGATGCCAAATAGATTTAACAACAATGACTATCAAACTGTATCTGCTCTAGCGCCAGGAGTTTTAGGGCTAACAGGAATTGAAACCAGTGAGGTAATAGAAGGAGTTGTGAGGCAAACCCAGCCGGACTATATAATAGCCATAGATGCATTAGCAGCTCGTGATGTATCACGGCTAAACACCACTATACAAATTGCAGATACGGGGATTCATCCGGGGTCTGGTGTGGGAAATAAGAGAAAAGGAATAACTAAAGAAGATTTAGGTGTAGACGTAATAGCTATTGGAGTACCAACTGTAGTTGATGCTGTAACCGTAACCAGTGACACCATTGAAATGGTCACAAATACAGTGGCTGAAAATAGCCCAAATGGGCAAGGGCAACAATTTTATCAAGCTTTGAACTCTTTGAATGGTCAGCAAAAAGAACAGCTAATTGCTGAAGTATTAAATCAAAATTTAGGTTCATTGATTGTTACACCAAAAGAAATCGACAGACTGATTGAAGATATAAGTGATGTAGTAGCTGGAGGGATAAATGCAGCACTACACCCGATAATAGATTATCAAGATGCAACAAAACATCTTTATTAG
- a CDS encoding phage holin family protein encodes MLRLVIRFIVSAIVLMALGFFVPGFGALGFIGALISAIVISVLGYIMEKLFGENISPQNRGIVGFVTSAVVIYLAQFLVTDLNVSIFGAAIAAFIIGIVDAFAPTELR; translated from the coding sequence ATGTTAAGATTAGTGATTAGATTTATAGTATCTGCCATAGTGCTAATGGCATTAGGTTTTTTTGTCCCAGGGTTTGGAGCTTTAGGTTTTATCGGAGCTCTAATATCTGCTATAGTAATTTCTGTGTTGGGATATATCATGGAAAAATTATTTGGTGAAAACATTTCACCTCAAAATCGAGGGATAGTAGGTTTTGTTACGTCAGCTGTTGTAATATATTTAGCACAGTTTTTAGTTACCGATTTAAATGTATCGATATTTGGTGCAGCAATTGCAGCATTTATTATAGGAATTGTAGATGCTTTTGCTCCCACAGAACTTAGATAA
- the rpsT gene encoding 30S ribosomal protein S20 — translation MPNIKSAKKRVRITAKKTERNYAIRSFVKNRIKNYETALLNNDKESAQTELTKAIKAIDSAVSKGVLHKNTAARKKSRLAKKLKNIA, via the coding sequence ATGCCTAATATAAAGTCTGCTAAGAAAAGGGTTAGAATTACTGCCAAAAAAACTGAAAGAAACTATGCTATTAGATCTTTTGTAAAAAACAGAATTAAAAACTATGAAACAGCATTACTTAATAACGATAAAGAGTCAGCTCAAACTGAGCTTACTAAAGCAATTAAAGCTATTGACTCTGCAGTTAGCAAAGGTGTTTTACACAAAAATACTGCTGCCCGTAAAAAGTCACGTCTAGCTAAAAAGTTAAAAAATATTGCTTAG
- the holA gene encoding DNA polymerase III subunit delta produces MDKILKLKNNQLSNLYLLYGNERYWIEKNLNNIFKTVFAKDDEMKDYNYDLIGSDFTLNRVEEVLQGLPFMSDKRLVVLKNTGLFKKNGSKKEKELENLLIEYLNNPNPQIVLVVAEVECHNVKSRKIYKLIHKEGTILHCNSLKPYEIRQWIKEQFENHNIKVTGGIINTLAASLDNNLYTLENEINKIVAYLGDKETLTIEDVNAVCAFANNDNIFELIDKISEGKSSDAIKVLHKMNKNGTHYLLIYSMIVNHFRLLTKVLDFTQRGYTSKNINNKLKLHPFRLEKAIKQTSLFTLKNLHKKLSILAKYEGKIKQGKIEGVQGLEMAIVEMNCQ; encoded by the coding sequence GTGGACAAAATATTAAAATTAAAAAATAATCAGCTTAGTAATTTATATTTACTGTATGGCAATGAAAGGTATTGGATCGAAAAAAACTTAAACAACATATTTAAAACTGTATTTGCAAAAGATGATGAGATGAAAGATTATAATTATGATTTGATTGGCTCAGATTTCACACTAAACAGAGTAGAAGAAGTGTTGCAAGGGTTGCCTTTTATGAGTGACAAAAGATTAGTTGTGCTGAAAAATACAGGGTTGTTCAAAAAAAACGGTTCAAAAAAGGAAAAGGAACTGGAAAATTTACTTATTGAATACCTCAACAATCCTAACCCACAAATTGTCCTTGTTGTTGCGGAAGTTGAATGTCATAATGTAAAATCTAGAAAAATCTATAAGTTGATCCATAAGGAGGGTACTATATTACACTGTAATAGTCTAAAACCTTATGAAATAAGACAGTGGATAAAAGAGCAGTTTGAAAATCATAATATTAAGGTTACAGGTGGCATTATAAATACTTTAGCAGCCAGCTTAGATAATAATTTATATACTTTAGAAAATGAAATAAATAAAATTGTTGCATACCTTGGTGACAAAGAAACCTTAACTATAGAAGATGTAAATGCAGTTTGTGCTTTTGCCAATAACGATAACATTTTTGAACTAATTGATAAAATTTCCGAGGGCAAATCTAGTGATGCGATAAAAGTGTTACACAAAATGAATAAAAACGGAACTCATTATTTGTTGATATATAGTATGATAGTTAATCATTTTAGGTTATTAACTAAAGTGTTAGATTTTACACAAAGAGGGTATACCTCAAAGAATATTAACAATAAATTGAAACTCCATCCATTTCGATTGGAAAAGGCTATTAAGCAAACCTCGCTATTTACATTAAAAAACCTCCACAAAAAGTTATCCATACTGGCAAAATATGAAGGAAAAATAAAACAAGGTAAAATTGAAGGAGTTCAAGGATTAGAAATGGCAATAGTGGAAATGAATTGTCAATAA
- a CDS encoding DNA internalization-related competence protein ComEC/Rec2 produces the protein MGWFISSAVLTIISFCDDLLITCVAILLMAALLFVVYNKKGLKAMLTLVVIMIVVAGRFIYLDYQKAQWHMIRDQTDTLTIKVVKTIDGNKGKIIGSENFDVNRGFVNIFLEDDFDSGTIIEHTGELAVSKKYNNFFVPYEYCYINDYVGYITEFTGDIKVKKSNPLLHHRLNDAIIKRVENILDNLSDSSAGLVQGIFFGSKSNLSNTDRYSLLNAGLVHLTAVSGFHIGIIYYLIFSISNVIIKNKDRCYLLGLLFTTLFVIFVGVKASTLRALIMIAIFTTSKVLGYPYSLTRSIGITFMLSIIVNPFLIYDMGFQFSYLGVLGIAIFHSRINFLNWIPNDFLANILKATIAVQITTFPLNIYYNGGFPLLSPLSNLLTTPVMPFIFLSVLVGIMIPITPVFIIIEILAKWILFVANIYGTWIPISLSFMLYIISIVAIFYLSYKYSKIQTSSIVLAIILTIMYYSSIYIPTVYLHFIDVGQGDCILITDNNYNVLVDTGGNINYDVGNRAVIPTLKRLGVTKLDYVFITHAHFDHGGAIAEIADEIPIENIVIPNNQFFKGYTADLIYNTAEKKQINIIEIEKGAKSTFSDDFKLKTLHPTEDFFPTESPINNISLVFEGRLFEKEILLTGDIEKQGESKVAPHLNEIDILKVGHHGSSTSTTQEIIENSSPQYAIITVGENSFGHPSADVVKRLEDSGAKVFRTDKDGRIYFRIRPWGYKVETTVR, from the coding sequence ATGGGGTGGTTTATAAGTTCTGCTGTTTTAACGATTATTTCTTTCTGTGATGATTTGTTAATTACCTGTGTTGCTATATTACTTATGGCTGCTTTGTTATTTGTTGTGTATAATAAAAAGGGTTTGAAAGCTATGTTAACCCTAGTTGTTATAATGATTGTAGTCGCTGGAAGATTTATTTATCTAGATTATCAAAAAGCACAGTGGCATATGATTAGAGACCAAACTGATACTTTAACCATAAAAGTTGTTAAAACTATAGATGGAAATAAAGGAAAAATAATTGGAAGCGAAAATTTTGATGTAAATAGAGGTTTTGTCAATATATTTCTAGAAGACGATTTTGACAGTGGTACAATAATAGAACATACTGGTGAACTGGCTGTATCAAAGAAATATAACAATTTCTTTGTGCCATATGAATATTGTTATATCAACGACTATGTAGGTTATATAACTGAATTTACCGGTGATATTAAAGTAAAAAAATCAAACCCTTTGTTACATCACAGGCTAAATGATGCTATTATTAAGAGGGTAGAAAATATTTTAGATAACCTTTCTGATAGCAGTGCAGGTCTGGTTCAAGGAATTTTTTTTGGAAGTAAATCCAACTTAAGTAATACTGACCGTTATTCTTTGCTAAACGCTGGTTTGGTGCATCTTACTGCAGTATCGGGTTTTCACATAGGAATAATTTATTATCTTATTTTCTCTATCTCAAACGTTATAATAAAAAACAAAGATAGATGCTATTTATTAGGCTTACTTTTCACCACTTTATTTGTTATTTTTGTGGGAGTCAAAGCGTCTACATTAAGAGCTTTAATTATGATTGCTATATTTACGACTAGCAAAGTATTAGGTTACCCTTATTCTTTGACCCGGTCTATTGGGATAACATTTATGCTTTCAATAATAGTTAATCCTTTCTTAATTTATGATATGGGGTTTCAGTTTTCCTATTTAGGGGTACTAGGTATCGCAATCTTTCATTCCAGAATTAACTTTTTAAATTGGATACCAAATGACTTTTTAGCAAATATTTTAAAAGCAACTATAGCTGTTCAGATTACTACTTTTCCTTTAAATATTTATTATAATGGGGGATTCCCTCTGTTATCTCCATTATCAAACTTATTAACAACCCCTGTTATGCCCTTTATTTTTTTGTCAGTTTTGGTAGGAATTATGATTCCCATTACACCTGTGTTTATAATTATTGAAATTCTAGCTAAGTGGATACTGTTTGTTGCTAATATATACGGCACTTGGATCCCTATAAGTCTATCTTTTATGTTATATATTATTTCTATAGTAGCTATTTTTTACTTAAGTTATAAATATAGTAAAATTCAAACTAGTAGTATTGTATTAGCCATCATATTGACCATAATGTACTATAGTAGTATTTATATTCCTACAGTTTATTTGCATTTTATAGATGTAGGACAGGGGGATTGTATTTTAATTACAGATAACAACTATAATGTTTTGGTGGATACCGGTGGTAATATTAACTATGATGTGGGAAATAGGGCAGTGATCCCCACTCTTAAAAGGCTAGGAGTGACAAAACTGGATTATGTCTTTATTACTCACGCTCACTTTGACCACGGTGGTGCTATAGCCGAAATAGCAGATGAAATACCCATCGAAAATATAGTAATACCAAATAACCAATTTTTTAAAGGCTATACTGCAGACTTGATTTATAACACTGCTGAAAAAAAGCAAATTAACATTATAGAAATTGAAAAAGGAGCTAAATCAACTTTTAGTGATGATTTTAAATTAAAAACACTTCATCCTACTGAAGATTTTTTCCCTACAGAGTCTCCTATCAACAATATCTCTTTAGTATTTGAGGGCAGATTGTTTGAAAAGGAGATACTGTTAACAGGAGATATTGAAAAGCAAGGGGAGTCTAAAGTAGCTCCGCATCTGAACGAAATAGACATTTTAAAAGTAGGTCATCATGGGAGTTCAACTTCCACAACACAAGAGATAATAGAAAACAGCTCTCCTCAATATGCTATAATAACAGTTGGTGAAAATTCATTTGGTCACCCATCAGCAGACGTTGTTAAACGTTTAGAAGATAGCGGTGCAAAAGTTTTTAGAACAGATAAAGATGGAAGAATATATTTTAGAATAAGGCCATGGGGCTATAAAGTTGAGACAACAGTGAGGTGA
- the pyrR gene encoding bifunctional pyr operon transcriptional regulator/uracil phosphoribosyltransferase PyrR has product MTTFVEKAQVMDEKAILRAVTRISHEILEQNKGTDDLVLVGIKRRGIPLARKIATKIKEIEGVSVPVGTLDITYYRDDLTKKSEKPKVFGENISTDIDNKIVVLVDDVLYTGRTVRSALDALTDIGRARRIQLAILVDRGHRELPIRADFVGKNVPTSIKEHVKVNLQEYDEANGVYIMEKM; this is encoded by the coding sequence ATGACTACCTTCGTAGAGAAAGCTCAAGTAATGGATGAAAAAGCAATTTTAAGAGCTGTCACTAGGATTTCCCATGAAATTTTAGAACAAAATAAAGGAACCGACGATTTAGTACTAGTAGGAATTAAAAGAAGGGGTATCCCATTAGCCAGGAAAATTGCCACTAAAATAAAAGAAATAGAAGGTGTTTCTGTGCCTGTGGGAACTTTGGATATTACATATTATAGGGATGATTTAACAAAGAAATCAGAAAAGCCTAAGGTGTTTGGAGAAAACATTTCCACTGATATTGATAATAAAATAGTGGTACTTGTAGATGATGTTTTGTATACCGGAAGAACTGTTAGATCGGCCCTAGACGCTTTAACAGATATTGGAAGAGCCAGGAGAATTCAGCTTGCCATATTAGTGGATAGAGGTCATAGAGAGTTGCCTATCAGGGCAGACTTTGTCGGCAAAAACGTTCCAACCTCCATAAAAGAACATGTTAAGGTAAATCTTCAGGAGTATGATGAAGCCAACGGAGTATATATAATGGAAAAGATGTAG
- a CDS encoding cell wall hydrolase — protein sequence MNNTVKQIVKKFTVGLVIGSVILSSGTAFAQSYTIQRGDSLFTIAQKFDTSIDALKEANNISGSGDIIYAGDKLTIPTTTYTVKKGDTLYRISKDNGITVEELKIANNLSSNLIYPEQVLSIPAGETTDSSERTKESSNQGVRMEITDEERELLAKAVHSEARGEPFQGQVAVAAVIFNRVESSEFPNTIEGVIFEPWAFTAVHDGQFWLTPNDSAYKAVEEALKGNDPSGGAIFYYNPVTATNQWIRTREIINEIGRHVFAI from the coding sequence GTGAATAATACTGTAAAACAGATTGTCAAGAAATTTACCGTTGGTTTAGTTATAGGATCAGTTATTTTATCTTCAGGAACAGCATTTGCTCAAAGTTACACTATCCAAAGAGGTGACTCTTTATTTACGATTGCTCAAAAATTTGACACCTCAATTGATGCTTTAAAAGAAGCTAATAATATAAGTGGTAGTGGTGACATTATATATGCTGGAGATAAATTAACAATCCCAACTACTACTTACACAGTAAAAAAGGGGGATACTCTGTATAGGATTTCTAAAGATAACGGCATAACCGTTGAAGAACTAAAGATCGCTAACAACTTAAGTTCTAATTTAATTTATCCAGAGCAAGTTTTATCTATTCCAGCTGGGGAAACTACAGATTCATCTGAAAGAACTAAAGAATCGTCAAACCAAGGGGTTCGGATGGAAATTACAGATGAAGAAAGAGAATTATTAGCTAAAGCTGTACACAGTGAGGCTAGAGGCGAGCCTTTTCAAGGGCAGGTTGCAGTAGCTGCTGTTATTTTTAATAGAGTAGAAAGCTCTGAATTTCCAAACACTATTGAAGGGGTTATTTTTGAACCATGGGCATTTACAGCCGTACATGATGGTCAGTTTTGGTTAACTCCTAACGACTCAGCATATAAAGCGGTAGAAGAAGCTCTTAAGGGAAATGATCCTTCTGGCGGTGCTATATTTTACTATAATCCAGTTACAGCCACTAACCAATGGATTAGAACTAGAGAAATTATCAACGAAATTGGCAGACATGTATTTGCAATATAG